A region from the Sphingopyxis lindanitolerans genome encodes:
- a CDS encoding TonB-dependent receptor — MKQLLLATTALLSAGLSAAPLHAQTAPDEQQASADDEKASGIQDIIVTAQRRAESVQDVPIAISAFSSDQLREQGISNTLELGQFVPNLVSMNNTGIGSANAYYLRGLGNTETIATFDPPVGTYVDDIYLSRQNANNLSLFDVERVEVLRGPQGTLFGRNTTGGAINVIMRDPGHDGSGYAEIGYGRFNKRLARGSKDISLADTFAIKLSGYYQNDDGYARNVTTGDRLNDDDGWGIRLGVKGEMAPWARWTGSYAHIAANGENIMNYDCNPGDLSDCKGRFITTGLPAGGSAATSPYAPVQVAGRKANYLQGNRTGTDLITSNLEIDLSSDISLNLITGYVNQVQQYALDFFDGRGAPSLAVPRPPVRGYPRGGFVYLNDGLNQQFTQEIKINGELLNGRINFVTGLYYMDERNKTDYAGVFTLSPALTILLNDDIIRNNTTAYAGYAQADFNITDAITLTAGIRYTDETKSFHVSDNRASCNDGTIEATCLNDANLFGPSGEAIPTSQTTKIWTPRFAVNIKPTEDILLFASATRGFKSGGWNARATTPSQLLPFGPEKVWSYEGGIKSEWFDRKVRVNLTGYWSDVTSLQTPSAFIAPNGSITFITRNFADYRNYGVEGELTFAPTPELNLFANFGYQNDKYIIDRNAPDVDIYGIQSVAAQQRDCLAQLAAGNIPGGPNAGSCAAGIIGPDGNLATPVRTPDWSLALGGSYAFALPSDMTLVPSVNASYRSDFEVSTSNYSLYTGSITGTNGTFPANPYSGDFITGSASQASWLINAGLALNGPDNKWQISANCTNCFNRAFVQTSLANFNYLNPPMSWTIRGRINF; from the coding sequence ATGAAACAGTTGCTTTTGGCTACCACCGCCCTGCTGTCCGCCGGCCTGTCCGCCGCGCCGCTTCACGCACAAACCGCCCCCGACGAACAACAGGCCTCCGCCGACGATGAGAAGGCGAGCGGTATCCAGGACATCATCGTTACCGCCCAGCGCCGGGCGGAAAGCGTGCAGGATGTCCCGATCGCAATTTCCGCTTTCTCGTCCGACCAGCTGCGCGAACAGGGCATTTCCAACACATTGGAGCTTGGCCAGTTCGTTCCGAACCTCGTCTCGATGAACAATACGGGGATTGGCTCGGCGAACGCCTATTATCTGCGCGGGCTCGGCAATACCGAAACCATCGCCACGTTCGACCCGCCGGTTGGAACCTATGTCGACGATATTTATCTTTCGCGGCAGAATGCCAATAATCTCAGCCTGTTCGATGTCGAGCGCGTCGAGGTTCTGCGCGGGCCGCAGGGAACATTATTCGGTCGCAACACAACCGGCGGCGCCATCAACGTCATCATGCGCGATCCTGGTCATGACGGCAGCGGCTATGCCGAAATCGGCTATGGCCGGTTCAACAAGCGGCTGGCCCGCGGGTCGAAGGATATTTCGCTGGCCGATACCTTCGCGATCAAGCTCAGCGGCTATTATCAGAATGACGATGGCTATGCGAGAAATGTCACGACCGGCGACCGTTTGAACGACGATGACGGCTGGGGCATCCGCCTTGGCGTCAAGGGCGAGATGGCCCCGTGGGCGCGCTGGACCGGTTCCTATGCCCATATCGCCGCCAATGGCGAAAACATCATGAACTATGACTGCAACCCGGGAGACCTCAGCGACTGCAAGGGGCGCTTCATCACGACGGGGCTGCCCGCGGGCGGGTCGGCGGCGACGTCGCCCTATGCGCCGGTTCAGGTCGCTGGCCGCAAGGCCAATTATCTTCAGGGCAATCGCACGGGAACCGATCTGATCACCTCGAATCTGGAGATTGATCTGTCGTCGGATATCTCGCTCAACCTCATCACCGGATATGTGAATCAGGTGCAGCAATATGCGCTCGACTTCTTCGATGGACGCGGCGCACCCAGCCTTGCCGTCCCCCGGCCGCCCGTCCGGGGCTATCCAAGAGGCGGGTTCGTCTATCTGAACGACGGATTGAACCAGCAGTTCACGCAGGAAATCAAGATCAACGGCGAATTGCTGAACGGACGCATCAATTTCGTCACCGGCCTCTATTATATGGATGAACGGAACAAGACCGATTATGCGGGTGTCTTCACGCTGTCCCCGGCGCTGACGATCCTGCTGAATGACGATATTATCCGCAATAATACCACGGCTTATGCCGGATATGCGCAGGCCGATTTCAACATCACCGATGCCATTACGCTGACGGCCGGCATTCGCTATACCGACGAAACCAAGTCCTTCCACGTCAGCGACAATCGGGCGAGTTGCAACGACGGCACGATCGAGGCGACCTGCCTCAACGACGCCAATTTGTTCGGGCCGTCGGGGGAAGCCATCCCGACCAGCCAGACCACCAAGATCTGGACGCCGCGCTTTGCCGTCAACATCAAGCCAACCGAAGATATCCTGCTCTTCGCATCGGCGACGCGCGGTTTCAAATCGGGCGGCTGGAACGCCCGCGCGACCACGCCCAGCCAGCTTTTGCCGTTCGGCCCCGAAAAGGTCTGGAGCTATGAAGGCGGTATCAAGTCCGAATGGTTCGACCGGAAAGTGCGCGTGAACCTGACCGGCTATTGGTCCGACGTCACCAGTCTCCAGACGCCGTCGGCCTTTATCGCCCCCAATGGCTCGATCACCTTCATCACCCGCAATTTTGCCGATTATCGCAACTATGGCGTCGAAGGCGAACTGACGTTCGCGCCGACGCCGGAATTGAACCTGTTTGCGAATTTCGGGTATCAGAACGACAAATATATCATCGATCGCAATGCGCCCGACGTCGATATTTACGGCATCCAGTCGGTCGCCGCGCAGCAGCGCGATTGCCTGGCCCAGCTCGCGGCGGGCAATATTCCCGGCGGCCCCAATGCCGGGTCGTGCGCGGCCGGTATTATCGGGCCTGACGGCAATCTGGCCACCCCGGTGCGCACGCCGGACTGGTCGCTTGCATTGGGCGGAAGCTATGCCTTTGCCCTGCCGTCGGATATGACGCTGGTTCCGTCGGTGAACGCAAGTTACCGTTCGGATTTCGAAGTCAGCACGTCGAACTACTCGCTTTATACCGGGTCGATCACGGGAACGAACGGCACCTTCCCCGCCAATCCCTACAGCGGCGATT
- a CDS encoding HpcH/HpaI aldolase/citrate lyase family protein codes for MTTANGLSSMLFVPGSKPERFEKALASGADAVCIDLEDSVPEAGKVGARTAAIAALAGGDRRLAMRINGLATRAGLEDLLALDDAATLPALLFVPMVESDAQPALVRAVLGDRAPGIVPLIETVKGLRAAPDIAAAPGVAAMMFGGGDLSADLGVMLAWEPLRTARGLFVMACAGGGIPAIDVPFLALDDADGLRAEAEAAKAMGFTGKAAIHPAQVAAINAAFRPTADEIAEAEEAQRVFDAAGGAAVRFNGRMLETPIMRRYQRILAMRSMQDA; via the coding sequence GTGACCACGGCCAATGGCCTTTCGTCGATGCTGTTCGTGCCGGGTTCGAAGCCCGAGCGATTCGAAAAGGCGCTGGCGAGCGGCGCCGATGCCGTGTGCATCGATCTGGAGGATTCGGTTCCCGAGGCGGGCAAGGTCGGCGCGCGTACGGCGGCGATCGCAGCGCTGGCCGGCGGCGACCGGCGCCTGGCCATGCGCATCAACGGCCTGGCGACCCGCGCCGGGCTGGAAGACCTGCTCGCGCTCGACGATGCGGCGACGCTGCCCGCCCTGCTGTTCGTTCCGATGGTCGAAAGCGACGCGCAACCGGCGCTCGTTCGCGCGGTGCTGGGCGACCGCGCCCCCGGCATCGTCCCGTTGATCGAGACGGTGAAGGGGTTGCGCGCGGCGCCGGACATCGCGGCGGCGCCGGGCGTGGCCGCGATGATGTTCGGCGGCGGCGACCTGTCGGCGGACCTTGGGGTGATGCTGGCGTGGGAGCCGCTGCGCACCGCGCGCGGACTGTTCGTCATGGCCTGTGCGGGCGGCGGCATTCCGGCGATCGATGTGCCTTTCCTTGCCCTCGACGATGCCGACGGACTGCGCGCCGAGGCCGAGGCCGCGAAAGCGATGGGCTTTACCGGCAAGGCGGCGATCCATCCGGCACAGGTCGCCGCGATCAATGCCGCGTTCCGCCCGACGGCGGACGAGATCGCCGAAGCCGAAGAGGCGCAACGGGTTTTCGACGCGGCCGGCGGGGCCGCGGTTCGTTTCAATGGTCGCATGCTCGAAACACCGATCATGCGACGCTATCAAAGGATATTGGCAATGCGGAGTATGCAAGATGCGTGA
- a CDS encoding MaoC family dehydratase: MIEVGPQRYRESFGRYYEEFVVGDVYEHRPGRTITETDNTWFTLLTMNTHPAHFDFEFAKKTEFKKPLVCSPLTVAIMTGQSVSDVSQKSVANLGWKEIRLLKPVFAGDTIYSETEVLEKRESGKRPEQGIVTIKTIGKNQHGEVVCDFVRVMLIWKRGFGPVDD, from the coding sequence GTGATCGAGGTCGGGCCGCAGCGGTATCGCGAAAGTTTTGGCCGCTACTACGAGGAATTTGTTGTCGGGGACGTGTACGAGCACCGCCCCGGCCGGACGATTACCGAGACCGACAACACCTGGTTCACCCTGCTGACGATGAACACGCATCCGGCTCACTTCGATTTCGAATTTGCGAAGAAGACCGAGTTCAAAAAGCCGCTGGTCTGTTCGCCGCTGACGGTAGCGATCATGACCGGGCAGAGCGTTTCCGATGTCAGCCAGAAATCGGTCGCCAATCTCGGCTGGAAGGAAATCCGTCTGTTGAAGCCGGTCTTTGCCGGCGACACGATTTATTCGGAGACCGAGGTGCTGGAAAAGCGCGAATCGGGTAAGCGCCCCGAACAGGGCATCGTGACCATCAAGACCATCGGCAAGAATCAGCATGGCGAAGTCGTGTGCGATTTCGTCCGCGTCATGCTGATCTGGAAGCGCGGCTTCGGCCCGGTCGATGATTGA
- a CDS encoding acyl-CoA dehydrogenase family protein — MTDPIQRQIDPDDEAALLDSIDRWIERDVRPVVMYHDHNDIWPAELVAQMAEMGLFGATIGQEYGGLGLPATTYAKIITRISSYWMALTGIVNSHLIMAAAVERFGTEAQKTKWLSQFASGAIRGGLALTEPDAGTDLQGIRTTAVRDGDDYVINGTKTWISNGIQGSCFALLVKTDPKAEPRYKGMSFFLAPKGDGFSVGKKFDKLGYKAIDSAELVFDNYRIPAENLIGEVEGQGFFQATGGLELGRINVAARGVGLAEGALRLSTEYAQIRKTMGKPIAQHQAIQLKLGEMVTRTEAARLLVAQAAQAYDRGERCDMEAGMAKFFASEAALSNAEEGMRIFGGYSYSKEYEIERFYRDAPLMCIGEGTNEMQRMIIAKQWLKRNPA; from the coding sequence ATGACCGACCCCATTCAACGCCAGATCGACCCCGACGACGAGGCGGCGCTGCTCGACAGCATCGACCGCTGGATCGAACGCGATGTGCGCCCCGTCGTCATGTATCACGATCATAACGACATCTGGCCCGCCGAACTGGTGGCACAGATGGCGGAAATGGGGCTGTTCGGCGCCACCATCGGACAGGAATATGGCGGCCTTGGCCTGCCGGCGACCACCTATGCCAAGATCATCACGCGCATCTCCTCCTATTGGATGGCGCTGACCGGAATCGTCAATTCGCACCTCATCATGGCGGCGGCGGTCGAACGCTTCGGGACAGAGGCGCAGAAGACGAAATGGCTGTCGCAATTCGCGAGCGGCGCGATCCGCGGCGGCCTGGCGCTGACCGAACCCGACGCGGGCACCGATCTTCAGGGCATTCGCACCACCGCGGTGCGCGACGGTGACGATTATGTCATCAACGGCACCAAGACCTGGATTTCCAACGGCATTCAGGGAAGCTGCTTTGCGCTGCTGGTCAAGACCGATCCCAAGGCCGAGCCGCGATACAAGGGCATGAGTTTCTTCCTCGCCCCAAAGGGCGACGGATTTTCGGTCGGCAAGAAGTTCGACAAGCTGGGTTACAAGGCTATCGATAGCGCCGAACTGGTGTTCGACAATTATCGCATCCCGGCCGAAAATCTGATCGGCGAGGTCGAGGGGCAGGGCTTTTTCCAGGCGACCGGCGGGCTCGAGCTCGGGCGGATCAACGTCGCGGCGCGTGGGGTGGGGCTCGCCGAAGGCGCGCTGCGGCTCTCGACCGAATATGCCCAGATCCGCAAGACGATGGGTAAGCCTATCGCCCAGCATCAGGCGATCCAGCTCAAGCTCGGCGAAATGGTCACCCGCACCGAGGCGGCGCGGTTGCTCGTCGCGCAGGCGGCGCAGGCCTATGACCGCGGCGAGCGTTGCGACATGGAAGCCGGCATGGCGAAATTCTTCGCTTCGGAGGCTGCGCTGAGCAACGCGGAGGAAGGCATGCGCATTTTCGGCGGATACAGCTATTCCAAGGAATATGAGATCGAGCGTTTCTATCGCGACGCCCCCCTGATGTGCATCGGCGAGGGCACCAACGAGATGCAGCGGATGATTATCGCCAAGCAGTGGCTGAAAAGGAATCCGGCGTGA
- a CDS encoding CaiB/BaiF CoA transferase family protein, which produces MTAPLPLAGFRILSAEQYGAGPYGTMFLAQMGAEVIKIEPPGVGDTARAVGPHYLREGESLYFQSFNLNKRSLTLDLNKPEGQAILARLAASSHAMVNNLRGDLPDRMGLTYAKMGQANPAIVCAHLSAYGRDNERRRWPGYDYLMQAEAGWMAMTGEPDAPPTRAGLSLVDFITGTIMTIGLLGALVDAQRTGKGRDVDVDLLSAAVHQMSYPALWYLNEGDVTGRVPRSAHPSVTPSQMFRAADGWLFVMAQLPKFWTVLIERIGHPELAADPRFATPADRLAHRDALTDVLDGIFGTQPVGYWMDLLASHMPVSPVYGLDQALDSAWLRETGMIDSVSHPDRDEMQVLANPIRFDGERLPNRAAPLLGADTDAVLAEAGYAASEVAALRADGIV; this is translated from the coding sequence GTGACGGCACCACTGCCGCTGGCCGGTTTTCGCATCCTGTCGGCCGAACAATATGGCGCGGGCCCCTATGGCACCATGTTCCTAGCGCAGATGGGCGCCGAGGTCATCAAGATCGAACCGCCGGGGGTGGGCGATACCGCGCGCGCGGTCGGCCCGCATTATCTGCGCGAGGGCGAAAGCCTCTATTTCCAGAGCTTCAACCTCAACAAGCGCTCGCTGACGCTCGACCTCAACAAGCCCGAAGGGCAGGCGATATTGGCGCGGCTCGCCGCGTCGAGCCACGCGATGGTCAATAATCTGCGCGGCGACCTGCCCGACCGCATGGGACTGACCTATGCAAAAATGGGGCAGGCCAATCCGGCGATCGTCTGCGCGCATCTGTCGGCCTATGGCCGCGACAATGAACGTCGCCGCTGGCCGGGCTACGACTATCTGATGCAGGCCGAGGCGGGGTGGATGGCGATGACCGGCGAGCCCGACGCCCCCCCGACGCGCGCCGGGCTGTCGCTCGTCGATTTCATCACCGGCACGATCATGACGATCGGGTTGCTCGGCGCGCTGGTCGATGCCCAGCGGACGGGCAAGGGCCGCGATGTCGATGTCGATCTGTTGTCGGCGGCGGTTCACCAGATGAGCTATCCGGCGCTCTGGTATCTGAACGAAGGCGATGTCACGGGGCGGGTGCCGCGGTCGGCGCATCCGTCGGTGACGCCCAGCCAGATGTTCCGCGCCGCCGATGGCTGGCTGTTCGTCATGGCGCAGCTTCCGAAATTCTGGACCGTGCTGATCGAGCGCATCGGCCATCCCGAGTTGGCGGCCGATCCGCGTTTCGCGACACCCGCCGACCGGCTGGCCCACCGCGATGCGCTTACCGATGTTCTCGACGGCATCTTCGGCACGCAGCCGGTCGGCTATTGGATGGACCTGCTCGCCAGTCATATGCCGGTATCGCCCGTCTATGGTCTCGACCAGGCGCTCGACAGCGCCTGGCTGCGCGAAACCGGGATGATCGACAGCGTGTCGCATCCCGACCGCGACGAAATGCAGGTGCTTGCCAACCCGATCCGTTTCGATGGCGAACGGCTGCCCAATCGCGCCGCGCCGTTGCTTGGCGCCGACACCGACGCGGTGCTGGCCGAAGCCGGCTATGCGGCGAGCGAAGTGGCGGCGCTGCGCGCTGACGGCATCGTCTGA
- a CDS encoding CaiB/BaiF CoA transferase family protein — translation MGKLSGIKVVDLSQFLPGPMLSMMMADQGAEVVKVEPPSGDPARDQAPFEAGQSIWFRNLNRGKQSVMLDLKSEAGCAALWRLIDEADVFIEGFRPGVVARLGFGYAAVAARNPRLVYCSISAFGQTGALAHHPAHDMAVQAMAGFLSVNDGPDGTPVVPGAASADMAAGLTALSAVLMALIGRAASGKGDYVDIAMFDAMLPWCAHIAGTAIGGGDPPRSDSQRSLGGAAFYNIYDTADGRHVALGGREPKFVANLLTALGRPDLIPLGSEAPGDAQAPLIAFLRGIFVTRTRDQWVQWFADKDVAFSPILDFREAFAAPHIAERGLVAATDGAHQIAPAIRFADEAPWTPTTAPELGRDG, via the coding sequence ATGGGGAAGCTGTCGGGCATCAAGGTCGTCGATCTGTCGCAGTTCCTGCCGGGGCCGATGCTGTCGATGATGATGGCCGACCAGGGCGCCGAGGTGGTGAAGGTCGAGCCACCCTCGGGCGACCCGGCGCGCGACCAGGCGCCGTTCGAGGCCGGGCAGTCGATCTGGTTCCGCAACCTCAACCGCGGCAAGCAGAGCGTCATGCTCGACCTTAAAAGCGAAGCCGGGTGCGCGGCGCTTTGGCGCCTGATCGACGAGGCCGATGTGTTCATCGAGGGGTTTCGCCCCGGCGTCGTAGCCCGGCTGGGTTTTGGCTATGCGGCGGTGGCGGCGCGCAACCCGCGACTCGTCTATTGCTCGATTTCGGCCTTTGGGCAGACGGGCGCCCTCGCGCACCATCCCGCGCACGACATGGCGGTGCAGGCGATGGCGGGGTTCCTGTCGGTCAACGACGGGCCGGACGGAACGCCGGTCGTTCCCGGCGCCGCGTCGGCCGATATGGCGGCGGGTCTGACCGCGCTGTCGGCGGTGCTGATGGCGCTGATCGGCCGCGCGGCGAGCGGCAAGGGCGATTATGTCGATATTGCGATGTTCGACGCGATGCTGCCCTGGTGCGCGCATATCGCCGGAACCGCGATCGGCGGCGGCGATCCGCCGCGATCGGACAGCCAGCGCTCGCTGGGCGGCGCGGCTTTCTATAATATCTATGACACCGCCGATGGACGGCATGTCGCGCTGGGCGGACGCGAACCCAAATTCGTTGCCAATCTATTGACCGCGCTGGGCCGTCCCGACCTCATCCCGCTCGGCAGCGAGGCGCCGGGCGATGCGCAGGCGCCGCTGATCGCATTTCTGCGCGGCATTTTTGTAACCCGCACGCGCGATCAATGGGTGCAATGGTTCGCCGACAAGGATGTCGCTTTTTCGCCGATCCTCGATTTTCGCGAAGCGTTCGCCGCGCCGCATATCGCCGAACGCGGATTGGTCGCGGCGACGGATGGGGCGCACCAGATTGCGCCCGCGATCCGCTTCGCCGACGAAGCGCCGTGGACGCCAACGACGGCGCCGGAACTCGGCCGCGATGGCTGA
- a CDS encoding GntR family transcriptional regulator: MSIAIRNGNGKPRYQALADELRAEILRGDYPDPAQFPTESILCARYGVSRFTVREALRSLQSEGLIQRRRGSGTVVQPAAARGGALHQPLSNVGEILQYARDSSYVFEPMGTTPLPRKLSVHIGDASGGRWHHFRGLRTRQGEQGPIALTDTYIHPDLAAAARQIRPNEDPVFRQLERLAGLRIARITQDIQAVSASAPVAAALDVPRRSPCLRILRCFVDPSDRIFEISASHHPGDRFAYAMHIEADK; the protein is encoded by the coding sequence TTGTCGATCGCAATTCGAAATGGCAACGGAAAGCCGCGCTATCAGGCGCTGGCCGACGAATTGCGCGCCGAAATCCTGCGCGGCGATTATCCCGACCCGGCGCAGTTTCCGACCGAAAGCATACTCTGCGCGCGCTACGGCGTCAGCCGCTTCACCGTTCGCGAAGCGCTGCGCTCGCTGCAAAGCGAAGGATTGATCCAGCGTCGCCGCGGATCGGGGACGGTGGTCCAGCCGGCGGCGGCGCGCGGCGGCGCGCTGCACCAGCCGTTGTCGAACGTTGGCGAAATCCTGCAATATGCCCGCGACAGCAGCTATGTGTTCGAACCGATGGGCACGACGCCGCTCCCCAGAAAGCTCTCCGTCCATATCGGCGACGCGTCGGGCGGGCGCTGGCACCATTTCCGGGGTCTTCGGACGCGGCAGGGCGAACAGGGACCGATCGCGCTGACCGACACCTATATTCATCCCGATCTTGCCGCCGCGGCGCGGCAGATCCGGCCCAACGAGGATCCGGTCTTTCGCCAGCTCGAACGGCTGGCCGGGCTTCGCATCGCGCGCATCACCCAGGATATTCAGGCGGTATCGGCGAGCGCGCCGGTAGCCGCCGCACTCGACGTGCCGCGACGCAGCCCCTGCCTTCGCATCCTGCGCTGCTTCGTCGATCCGTCCGACCGGATATTCGAGATTTCGGCCAGCCACCATCCGGGCGACCGTTTCGCCTATGCGATGCATATCGAGGCGGACAAATAG
- a CDS encoding MmgE/PrpD family protein: MENIVQTKARLHLLDWIGCVAGARNSEIGRIQRRDRLGEAVVDRAAWLGNVLEMDDVHRAAILHPGPVIWPAVLGAGSDALDEALAAAVRGYEAVIAIGATFDARHYGHWHNSATAGCFGAAAAAACRLGASQDQLVSALGLAGSVTGGLWQMRHEPVMAKQWHIAHAVATGRAAARQAMAGVTGPRFILEGPQGLFAATCTEAKPLALGAGWRIDEVSFKPWGACRHAHPAIDAALALKAAGKLAGPVTVSTYRDALTFCDRATPDGVAEAKFSLQHAVAVVMARGEPRLTDFEPDAIAALAEVRALVTVAEDEALTAAYPAHFGATVSSGAGSVTLADARGDPERPLPVDGVIEKARALMIWGGIAATAAENAISTVLETDRVSAVTDLLEDWL; the protein is encoded by the coding sequence ATGGAAAATATTGTCCAGACAAAGGCGCGGCTCCATCTGCTCGACTGGATCGGCTGCGTCGCGGGTGCACGAAACTCGGAAATCGGCCGGATACAGCGCCGCGATCGGCTCGGCGAGGCCGTGGTCGATCGGGCGGCCTGGCTCGGCAATGTGCTGGAAATGGACGATGTTCACCGTGCGGCCATCCTGCATCCCGGCCCGGTCATCTGGCCCGCGGTGCTGGGGGCGGGGAGCGACGCGCTGGACGAAGCGCTCGCCGCCGCGGTGCGCGGATATGAAGCGGTCATCGCAATCGGCGCCACTTTCGACGCGCGCCATTACGGCCACTGGCACAATAGCGCCACCGCCGGCTGTTTCGGAGCGGCGGCGGCGGCGGCATGCCGCTTGGGCGCGAGCCAGGATCAGCTCGTTTCGGCCCTCGGGCTTGCCGGTTCGGTGACCGGCGGCCTGTGGCAGATGCGGCACGAGCCGGTAATGGCGAAGCAATGGCATATCGCCCATGCAGTCGCGACTGGGCGCGCGGCGGCGCGGCAGGCGATGGCGGGGGTGACCGGGCCGCGCTTCATCCTCGAAGGACCGCAGGGCCTGTTCGCCGCGACCTGCACCGAAGCGAAGCCGCTCGCCCTTGGCGCGGGTTGGCGGATCGACGAAGTCAGCTTCAAGCCGTGGGGCGCGTGCCGCCACGCCCACCCCGCGATCGACGCCGCGCTGGCGTTGAAGGCGGCCGGGAAATTGGCCGGGCCGGTGACGGTGTCGACCTATCGCGACGCGCTGACCTTTTGCGACCGGGCGACGCCCGACGGCGTCGCGGAGGCGAAATTCTCGCTGCAACATGCCGTTGCCGTGGTGATGGCGCGCGGCGAGCCCCGGCTGACCGATTTCGAGCCCGACGCCATCGCCGCCCTGGCGGAGGTGCGCGCGCTCGTCACCGTTGCAGAGGACGAGGCGCTGACCGCCGCCTACCCCGCGCATTTCGGCGCGACGGTATCGAGCGGGGCCGGATCGGTGACGCTGGCCGACGCGCGCGGCGATCCCGAACGGCCGCTGCCCGTCGATGGCGTGATCGAGAAGGCCCGGGCGCTGATGATATGGGGCGGCATCGCCGCGACGGCGGCCGAGAATGCGATTTCGACCGTCCTCGAAACCGATCGCGTGTCCGCCGTTACCGACCTTTTGGAGGATTGGCTGTGA
- a CDS encoding MmgE/PrpD family protein, whose translation MTNATQRLLDFAQAEHRPPTSVRDAALHLLGDTLATGAAGVTAPGADGVLTAASMWGQGNDARIIARETRLPAAGAAFVNAFQIHCLEWDAVHEPAVVHALSTVTAAVMAAIDRRGGCDPDEALTALAIGVDIACGMGLAADTPLTFFRPATAGCIGAALAVARIDGVEALADVLGLAYSQCAGTMQAHVEGSIALPLQIAGAARAAVAAVDLVKAGLTGPHDALEGPFGYFRLFDRGDLAPYADALGSIWRIVEVSIKPFPSGRASHAVLATLDALLREGAVDAGSVATIEAFVPPLIERLVGRPLKADMTPAYARLCLPLLAALMLTDRRIDPRRFTAATFADPAIVALASKLVITCDGNADPNALSPQRLVVTRDDGSTVERIIPATLGHPDAAMSADQTEAKRGLARELAVGAPDLRLFTDPLSYVTRPEPV comes from the coding sequence GTGACCAACGCAACGCAGCGCCTGCTCGATTTCGCCCAGGCGGAGCATCGACCGCCAACATCGGTGCGCGACGCGGCGCTGCACCTGCTCGGCGATACGCTCGCCACCGGGGCTGCCGGGGTGACGGCGCCCGGCGCCGATGGCGTGCTGACGGCGGCCAGCATGTGGGGCCAGGGAAACGACGCCCGCATCATCGCACGCGAAACCCGTTTGCCCGCCGCGGGCGCGGCGTTCGTCAACGCATTCCAGATTCACTGCCTCGAATGGGATGCCGTCCACGAGCCAGCGGTGGTCCATGCGCTGTCGACCGTTACGGCTGCCGTGATGGCGGCGATCGACCGGCGCGGCGGCTGCGATCCCGACGAAGCGCTGACCGCGCTGGCGATCGGGGTCGATATTGCGTGCGGGATGGGGCTGGCCGCCGATACCCCGCTGACCTTTTTCCGTCCCGCCACCGCCGGCTGTATCGGCGCGGCGCTGGCGGTCGCGCGGATCGACGGGGTGGAGGCGCTGGCCGACGTGCTGGGCCTCGCCTATTCGCAATGCGCGGGGACGATGCAGGCGCATGTCGAAGGCTCGATCGCGCTGCCGCTCCAGATTGCCGGCGCAGCGCGTGCGGCGGTGGCGGCGGTCGATCTGGTCAAGGCCGGGCTGACCGGCCCGCACGACGCGCTCGAGGGGCCATTCGGTTATTTCCGGCTGTTCGATCGCGGTGATCTTGCCCCTTACGCCGATGCGCTCGGCAGCATCTGGCGCATCGTGGAGGTCAGCATCAAGCCTTTCCCCTCGGGCCGCGCCAGCCATGCGGTGCTGGCGACTCTCGACGCCTTATTGCGCGAAGGTGCGGTCGATGCCGGATCGGTCGCGACGATCGAGGCGTTCGTTCCGCCGCTGATCGAGCGGTTGGTGGGCCGCCCGCTGAAGGCCGACATGACGCCGGCCTATGCACGGCTTTGCCTGCCGCTGCTCGCTGCGCTGATGCTGACCGACCGCCGCATCGATCCACGGCGGTTTACGGCTGCGACCTTCGCCGATCCGGCGATCGTGGCGCTGGCGTCGAAGCTCGTCATTACCTGCGACGGCAACGCCGATCCCAATGCGCTGTCGCCGCAGCGGCTGGTGGTGACGCGCGATGATGGATCGACTGTCGAACGCATCATTCCCGCGACGCTGGGCCATCCCGATGCCGCGATGAGCGCCGACCAGACCGAGGCCAAACGCGGCCTTGCCCGCGAACTTGCCGTCGGCGCACCCGATCTGCGCCTGTTCACCGACCCGCTTTCCTATGTCACACGTCCGGAGCCTGTATGA